The proteins below are encoded in one region of Gemmatimonadota bacterium:
- a CDS encoding phosphotransferase: MTKLIVASFRQPPLLARKGGSIIQYPNVTVRDVENLLVSLGLDHVRIHPITGGWSYCTFEVGFRGHDEHDDSSTPGWIFRFPRNSVVVENLRKEQAVLPIVAPRTDFAVPRFEYVGTRHGQPYVGYQRIPGRPLSGRPFTGVKLSAEVAESIAAAFSSLHDIPTSLVAESCGVEPTIEAWQQRYHELRETVRARVSPLLDSRSRDAVERGFDRFLDVELSTFEDVALVHCDLGCEHILIEEDGMAVTGLIDFEDVTIGDPAIDFVGVFVTIGMETIERVRASYTRAFDANFISRLRFYTWMASCHEVIYGLEEGRSDLVEDGVAGLQARLGHAGLL; encoded by the coding sequence ATTACTAAGTTGATTGTCGCATCTTTCAGACAACCACCTCTCTTGGCTAGAAAAGGCGGATCGATCATTCAGTACCCTAATGTGACAGTTCGGGATGTTGAAAACCTGCTCGTCAGCCTCGGACTGGATCACGTTCGGATCCATCCCATCACGGGAGGCTGGTCTTACTGTACCTTCGAAGTCGGGTTCAGGGGACACGATGAGCATGACGATTCCTCGACGCCCGGCTGGATCTTTCGTTTTCCCAGAAATAGTGTAGTCGTAGAAAACCTGCGAAAAGAACAGGCGGTACTGCCCATAGTCGCCCCTCGGACTGACTTCGCCGTACCGCGTTTCGAGTATGTGGGAACCAGGCACGGCCAGCCCTATGTGGGTTACCAGCGGATTCCGGGTCGTCCCCTTTCCGGCCGTCCATTCACGGGTGTCAAACTGTCCGCTGAAGTGGCCGAATCCATAGCGGCCGCGTTCTCCTCTCTGCATGATATACCGACATCGCTGGTCGCCGAGTCCTGCGGTGTGGAACCCACCATCGAGGCGTGGCAGCAGCGCTACCACGAGCTGAGGGAAACTGTCCGGGCCAGAGTATCGCCCTTACTGGACTCACGTTCGCGCGACGCGGTAGAACGCGGTTTCGATCGGTTTCTCGACGTAGAACTCTCGACGTTCGAGGACGTCGCCCTGGTGCACTGCGACCTGGGTTGCGAGCATATCCTGATCGAAGAGGACGGGATGGCCGTGACCGGGCTGATTGACTTCGAAGACGTGACCATCGGCGATCCGGCGATCGATTTCGTCGGTGTCTTCGTAACTATTGGCATGGAGACCATTGAGCGGGTCCGTGCCAGTTATACGCGTGCGTTTGACGCCAACTTCATCAGCCGGCTCCGTTTCTATACCTGGATGGCATCCTGTCACGAGGTCATCTACGGTTTGGAAGAAGGAAGGTCGGATCTGGTGGAGGACGGAGTTGCAGGGCTGCAGGCCCGACTCGGCCACGCCGGGTTGCTTTGA
- a CDS encoding arylsulfatase → MSNSTPNIIYILADDMGYGDMGCNNPGSKIPTPHLDLLAEGGMRFTDAHAPSSVCTPSRYALLTGRYCWRTPLQNSVLWPYDPPLIEPGRLTAAELLREQGYRTACIGKWHLGWEWATLDGKPAHEGTAVGRLDRELREERERHVDFSAPMRGGPVDCGFDTYFGVDVPNFPPYTWFEQDRLAGEPTVPKPNEMFGWPGIMKPGWSLEEMIPAFIRRVVNYIDSSGPDPFFLYFPLTSPHTPIVPNAPFIGRSGSGLYGDFVCEVDWVVGQIMAALERRGIADDTLLIFTSDNGPECAPAADGGSYEHARRHGHYSMGNLRGVKRDVWEGGHRVPFLARWPGVVPAGTVCDQLTTLGDFMATCADLTGVDLREDEGEDSVSILPLLQGETGDPVRDFAVHHSCHGTFAIRRDNWVFIDAPDGDDNREPDWFKEERGYTAHDFPGELFDLDKDISERVNRYGDHPDLVQEMSQMLQRVKSEDIAERPSPAK, encoded by the coding sequence ATGTCCAATTCCACGCCCAACATCATCTACATCCTCGCCGACGACATGGGATACGGCGACATGGGGTGCAACAACCCCGGTTCGAAGATCCCGACGCCCCACCTGGATCTGCTCGCCGAGGGTGGTATGCGCTTCACCGACGCCCATGCCCCGTCGAGCGTGTGCACGCCGAGCCGATATGCCCTGCTGACCGGCCGCTACTGCTGGCGCACGCCCCTGCAGAACAGCGTCCTGTGGCCCTACGATCCGCCCCTGATCGAGCCCGGGCGCCTCACCGCGGCGGAATTGCTTCGCGAGCAGGGCTACCGCACCGCGTGTATCGGGAAATGGCACCTGGGATGGGAATGGGCCACGCTGGACGGGAAGCCCGCCCACGAGGGCACGGCGGTGGGCAGGCTGGATCGGGAACTGCGGGAGGAACGGGAACGGCACGTCGATTTCAGCGCGCCCATGCGCGGGGGACCGGTCGACTGCGGATTCGACACGTACTTCGGCGTGGACGTGCCGAATTTCCCGCCCTACACCTGGTTCGAGCAGGACCGGCTCGCCGGGGAACCGACAGTACCCAAGCCTAATGAGATGTTCGGATGGCCCGGCATCATGAAACCGGGCTGGTCGCTAGAGGAGATGATCCCCGCGTTCATACGCCGCGTGGTCAACTACATCGATTCGTCCGGACCCGATCCGTTCTTCCTCTACTTTCCGCTCACGTCGCCCCACACGCCCATCGTGCCCAACGCGCCGTTCATCGGACGGAGCGGTTCGGGGCTCTACGGAGACTTCGTGTGCGAGGTGGACTGGGTGGTGGGCCAGATCATGGCGGCCCTGGAGCGCCGCGGAATCGCCGACGACACGCTGCTGATCTTCACCAGCGACAACGGACCGGAATGCGCCCCGGCCGCGGACGGCGGGAGCTACGAACACGCACGGCGCCACGGCCATTACAGCATGGGGAACCTGCGCGGCGTCAAACGCGACGTCTGGGAAGGCGGACATCGGGTCCCCTTCCTTGCCCGGTGGCCGGGTGTTGTGCCCGCCGGCACAGTTTGCGACCAGCTCACCACCCTGGGTGACTTCATGGCGACCTGTGCCGACCTGACCGGCGTCGACCTGCGGGAGGACGAAGGCGAGGACAGCGTGAGCATATTGCCGCTGTTGCAGGGGGAGACCGGTGATCCGGTGCGGGACTTTGCCGTTCACCACAGCTGCCACGGCACCTTCGCCATCCGTAGAGACAACTGGGTCTTCATCGATGCCCCGGACGGAGACGACAACCGCGAACCCGACTGGTTCAAGGAAGAGCGGGGCTATACCGCCCACGACTTCCCAGGCGAACTCTTCGATCTCGACAAGGACATCTCGGAACGGGTAAACCGGTACGGCGACCATCCCGATCTCGTCCAGGAGATGTCGCAGATGCTGCAAAGGGTGAAGTCGGAAGACATCGCGGAAAGGCCGTCGCCCGCGAAATGA
- a CDS encoding FtsX-like permease family protein: MLKHYLTISARHLLRHKPYAALNILNLAVGMACAVLIGLYIQDERAYDRYHANADRIFRVVNGTNAKTTPVLGPAIQELLPEVQSFARLSPPFGGWIIRYEDQSYFEDRVFWADSEVFDVFSFTLVRGNPEQALQDPGSVVITESMARKYFGSADPLGETVSLDTYPFTVTGVMRDMPGHSHFQADFFLGIEGSLDILGDDYLEQWDWPSFYTYLLLSPDADPIAFAQKMPDVLEDRFGARWEAENITMSLRVQPLTDIYLYSQLENEAGENGNGTYLLLLGALAVVIVLLACFNFMNMATARSLTRYREVALRKAFGANRGQLVRQFVGESFGITCVAIVTALILVALSLPFFQDLTGKTIALDIFRSWQFWTGIAAVTLLVGFISGSYPAFFTAAFTPADHLKGRTGTGATRHLVRRLLVMGQCMMVILLLGSTWVFTAQLDYIQGKRLGLQPERVLVGPSSFPAFVDQYPVFRETLEQYPRIESVGTTLMLPGRTGRKGLLATTGTRRTDRPQAEAQNLLDWAITDDFVEVFGMELLAGRSLSSSRLADRREAVMINETAMRQLGWNTPDEAVDQEVLIHIGHPWAHDRRIIGVIADFHMRSLHHRIEPMIIRHWPRENLPFYAIRIQSDDVRGTVSWIQETWKQQMPDVPMVYSFLDEDYDRLYAAEATLREVFGVFSSVAVFMACAGLFGLASFMSARRTKEVGMRRILGATVVQTTGLLLREFVYLVLIATVLAAPIAYIAMRQWLQLFSYRADVGPAAFFAAGAVVLAIALVTVSLRVVGVARANPVDTLRYE; encoded by the coding sequence TTGCTGAAACACTACCTCACGATCAGTGCGAGACATCTGCTCAGGCATAAGCCCTATGCCGCGCTCAATATCCTGAACCTGGCCGTCGGCATGGCCTGCGCGGTCCTCATCGGCCTGTATATACAAGACGAACGGGCCTATGACCGGTACCATGCGAACGCGGACCGCATCTTTCGCGTCGTAAACGGAACCAACGCGAAGACGACCCCCGTCCTCGGTCCCGCCATTCAGGAACTACTACCGGAAGTTCAGTCCTTCGCCCGTCTCAGTCCGCCATTCGGCGGGTGGATCATTCGGTATGAAGACCAATCGTACTTCGAAGACCGCGTGTTCTGGGCGGATTCCGAAGTCTTCGATGTTTTTTCCTTCACCCTGGTGCGGGGCAATCCCGAGCAGGCGCTGCAGGATCCGGGATCGGTCGTCATCACCGAGTCCATGGCGCGCAAGTACTTCGGAAGCGCCGATCCCCTCGGCGAGACGGTATCGCTGGATACGTATCCGTTCACCGTCACCGGGGTGATGCGGGATATGCCCGGGCACTCGCATTTCCAGGCGGACTTTTTCCTCGGGATCGAGGGGTCGCTCGATATCCTGGGAGATGATTACCTGGAGCAGTGGGATTGGCCTTCCTTCTATACCTACCTGTTGCTGTCGCCGGATGCGGATCCCATCGCCTTCGCGCAGAAAATGCCGGATGTGCTCGAGGACCGTTTCGGTGCGCGGTGGGAAGCGGAGAACATCACGATGAGCCTCCGGGTGCAGCCACTGACCGACATCTACCTCTACTCTCAACTCGAGAACGAGGCCGGCGAGAACGGCAACGGCACGTACCTGCTGCTCCTCGGCGCCCTTGCCGTCGTCATCGTCCTGCTGGCCTGTTTCAACTTCATGAACATGGCGACCGCCCGTTCGCTCACGCGTTATCGCGAGGTTGCGCTTCGGAAGGCCTTTGGTGCAAACCGCGGGCAACTGGTCCGCCAGTTCGTGGGCGAATCCTTCGGAATCACGTGCGTCGCCATCGTGACCGCACTGATCCTCGTCGCGCTCAGTCTGCCGTTCTTCCAGGATCTCACGGGGAAGACCATCGCGCTCGACATCTTCCGTTCCTGGCAGTTCTGGACAGGCATCGCCGCGGTAACCCTCCTGGTGGGCTTCATCTCCGGCAGCTATCCCGCGTTTTTCACGGCGGCCTTCACGCCGGCGGATCACTTGAAAGGCCGGACCGGGACCGGCGCAACCCGCCACCTGGTACGAAGGCTGCTGGTCATGGGCCAGTGCATGATGGTGATCCTGCTGCTCGGCAGCACCTGGGTGTTCACCGCGCAGCTGGACTACATCCAGGGCAAACGACTGGGCCTGCAGCCGGAACGGGTGCTCGTAGGGCCCTCCAGTTTCCCGGCCTTTGTGGATCAGTATCCGGTTTTCAGGGAAACGCTCGAGCAGTATCCCCGGATCGAAAGCGTCGGTACCACCCTGATGCTGCCCGGCCGCACGGGACGCAAGGGTTTGCTCGCCACGACGGGGACGCGGCGGACCGACCGGCCGCAGGCGGAAGCGCAGAACCTGCTCGACTGGGCGATCACCGACGATTTCGTCGAAGTATTCGGGATGGAGCTGCTGGCCGGCCGGAGTCTTTCGAGTTCGCGTCTGGCGGATCGGAGGGAAGCCGTGATGATCAACGAAACCGCCATGCGCCAGCTGGGATGGAACACTCCCGATGAGGCCGTCGACCAGGAGGTCCTGATCCACATCGGCCATCCCTGGGCGCACGATCGCCGGATCATCGGCGTGATCGCGGACTTTCACATGCGGTCCCTGCACCATCGCATCGAGCCGATGATCATCCGGCATTGGCCCCGGGAAAACCTGCCCTTCTACGCGATCCGCATCCAATCCGATGACGTAAGGGGCACGGTCTCCTGGATCCAGGAAACCTGGAAGCAACAGATGCCGGACGTTCCCATGGTGTATTCGTTTCTCGACGAGGATTACGATCGGCTCTACGCGGCCGAGGCGACGCTACGGGAAGTCTTCGGCGTTTTCTCGTCCGTGGCGGTCTTCATGGCCTGCGCCGGGCTGTTCGGCCTGGCCTCATTCATGTCGGCACGGCGTACGAAGGAAGTGGGCATGCGGAGGATACTCGGGGCCACGGTCGTCCAGACGACGGGTCTGCTTCTGAGGGAATTCGTCTACCTGGTCCTGATCGCTACGGTACTGGCCGCGCCCATCGCCTACATCGCCATGCGGCAATGGCTTCAGCTGTTCTCCTACCGGGCGGACGTCGGTCCCGCCGCCTTCTTTGCCGCCGGCGCGGTCGTCCTGGCCATTGCCCTGGTAACGGTGAGTCTCCGTGTCGTCGGCGTGGCCCGGGCGAACCCGGTGGATACGCTGAGGTATGAGTAG
- a CDS encoding HigA family addiction module antidote protein: MSNEKLPPVHPGEILMEEFLKPMNLSQNQLALSIGVPARRINEIVLGKRGITADTALRLARYFGMSPQFWMGIQMDYALDVAEDELADRLEAEVRPHPFTSRATSS; this comes from the coding sequence ATGAGTAATGAGAAACTGCCTCCTGTACACCCTGGCGAGATTCTGATGGAAGAATTCCTTAAGCCGATGAATCTGAGTCAGAACCAGCTTGCACTTTCCATAGGCGTACCGGCACGTCGCATCAACGAAATCGTCCTGGGGAAGCGAGGTATTACAGCCGATACCGCCCTTAGGTTGGCGCGATATTTCGGCATGTCACCCCAATTCTGGATGGGCATCCAGATGGACTATGCGCTCGACGTTGCCGAAGACGAACTAGCAGATCGACTAGAGGCTGAGGTCCGGCCGCATCCGTTTACGTCGCGGGCGACATCTTCGTGA
- a CDS encoding DUF3830 family protein yields MDRYIEVTLKKRGVSCIARLLDDLAPKTCEAVWNALPQENDAYHAKYASNEVYTLVPSFAPSEPGMENPTVTPITGDLLYFFFPPGAVNVPSLREAAFSTGLVDLAIFYGRDNLILSPNMGLVPGNRFGEVTENLEEMVEACTSVWREGFAGERLAFSRVE; encoded by the coding sequence ATGGATCGTTATATTGAAGTGACCTTGAAGAAACGGGGCGTGAGCTGCATCGCGCGATTGCTGGACGACCTCGCGCCGAAGACGTGCGAGGCGGTGTGGAATGCCTTGCCGCAGGAGAATGATGCCTATCACGCCAAGTACGCGAGCAACGAAGTCTATACCCTCGTCCCATCCTTCGCACCGAGTGAGCCGGGTATGGAGAATCCCACCGTTACGCCGATCACCGGCGATCTGCTTTACTTCTTCTTTCCCCCCGGCGCCGTCAATGTGCCATCGTTGCGCGAGGCCGCGTTCAGTACGGGTCTGGTCGATCTTGCGATCTTCTACGGACGGGACAATCTGATCCTGTCGCCCAACATGGGCCTGGTTCCAGGTAATCGCTTTGGCGAGGTTACGGAGAATCTCGAGGAGATGGTGGAGGCGTGTACGAGCGTCTGGCGCGAGGGATTCGCCGGAGAGCGCCTGGCGTTCAGCCGGGTGGAGTAG
- a CDS encoding GNAT family N-acetyltransferase produces MKVKEHHSDMPDHFAGHQVHLQTTRLQLRPFREADFEIAEAYYQDPEFLNAMEGEPPADPPTADSLTRVGRIMAEQGFLFAIVEKASGRTIGEVCLQWMNLDRAKIPDEKVMRMPIGIWDKSLWGRGYGREVVCCLMEYAFEVLEIDRLRPVDVSMDNARSVALWRACGLRIACESSDRKLDFEITRSEYVRQPPFHPDQNP; encoded by the coding sequence ATGAAGGTCAAGGAACATCATTCGGACATGCCAGATCACTTTGCCGGGCACCAGGTCCATCTGCAAACCACGCGCCTGCAACTTCGTCCTTTCCGGGAGGCAGATTTCGAGATCGCGGAGGCCTACTACCAGGATCCCGAATTCCTGAATGCCATGGAAGGAGAACCGCCGGCCGATCCTCCGACGGCGGATTCGCTCACGCGGGTGGGCAGGATCATGGCAGAGCAAGGGTTTCTTTTTGCCATCGTGGAAAAGGCGAGCGGCAGGACGATCGGCGAGGTATGCCTTCAGTGGATGAATCTGGACCGCGCAAAGATTCCGGACGAGAAGGTGATGCGCATGCCGATCGGGATTTGGGACAAGTCCTTGTGGGGCCGAGGATATGGCAGGGAAGTAGTATGCTGTTTGATGGAGTACGCGTTTGAGGTGCTGGAAATCGACCGGCTTCGTCCTGTGGATGTTTCCATGGACAACGCCCGTTCCGTCGCGCTATGGCGGGCCTGCGGACTGAGGATCGCCTGCGAATCGTCGGACAGAAAGCTGGATTTCGAGATCACGCGATCGGAATACGTCCGGCAACCCCCGTTTCATCCCGATCAGAATCCATAA
- a CDS encoding HAD family hydrolase, translating to MFVNITSISFDVDQTLIDTDRVIMRSMESVRDELIKRVPGERTRSLTVEEMWSIRDREEKEYVGKVRDFDEIRRRSFLRMLDHVGYAGPDLSARLNEVYLEHRYNDIRPYQDVVPMLDALALRFKLGLLSNGNNYPEYFGLADRFDFAVYAQDIGIEKPDPRTYQIAVERAGCSLDQLLHVGDSLETDVKGAQAVGVHAVWLNRNGAFNDTGIEPDYQIATLTELPALLSLD from the coding sequence ATCTTCGTGAACATCACCTCAATCTCCTTCGACGTGGACCAGACGCTGATCGACACGGACCGGGTCATCATGCGATCCATGGAGTCCGTTCGCGATGAATTGATTAAGCGCGTACCGGGTGAGCGAACCCGAAGCCTGACGGTAGAGGAGATGTGGTCTATTCGCGACCGGGAAGAGAAAGAATACGTGGGAAAGGTAAGAGACTTCGACGAGATACGGCGGAGGTCCTTCCTCAGGATGCTTGATCATGTCGGATACGCGGGTCCCGATCTGTCGGCGCGTCTCAACGAAGTGTACCTGGAACACCGGTACAACGACATCAGACCTTACCAGGACGTCGTGCCCATGCTCGATGCCCTTGCCCTGCGTTTCAAACTCGGGCTGCTGTCGAACGGCAACAACTATCCGGAGTACTTCGGGCTCGCTGACCGTTTCGACTTCGCCGTCTACGCACAGGATATCGGCATCGAAAAGCCGGATCCGAGGACCTATCAGATCGCGGTGGAACGAGCAGGTTGTAGCCTGGACCAACTGCTACACGTGGGAGATTCGCTGGAAACGGACGTCAAAGGCGCACAGGCGGTCGGTGTACATGCGGTGTGGTTGAATCGCAATGGCGCATTCAATGATACGGGAATAGAACCTGATTATCAAATCGCTACATTGACCGAACTTCCTGCCCTGTTAAGTCTGGATTGA
- a CDS encoding aminoglycoside phosphotransferase family protein produces the protein MTYSEFIINDSALADGLRRTFDLGSSAFPLRRIGTGFKSIVLGSPAGLVFRVARNENAQTGHRRECYVLSKLRSLLLVEVPEVLGYCEESDIFPFGVMMQKKFEGPALGSVLKRSPSVKPIAGLMGELVLAIQTIRQDDLPELPTSSAPLPEETWSYAHSYLKANLSPRDLRKSQNWWEQYCEDWEQGCPVQRFSHGDLWHEHVLFHATDEPRIAGVLDWEYAGFGDPIFDFVPQMRLGREYVTFMLEAYQANGGEFGPGALSRIELYLPYRELGGLCYCLETGDEREAQFCLEKFRAVLSPLE, from the coding sequence ATGACCTATTCAGAGTTCATAATAAACGACAGCGCGTTAGCCGATGGCCTTCGACGTACATTCGACCTCGGCAGTTCTGCGTTTCCACTTCGAAGAATAGGTACAGGCTTCAAGAGCATTGTCCTGGGCAGCCCTGCCGGCCTGGTCTTTCGGGTGGCGCGGAACGAGAATGCGCAAACAGGGCACCGAAGGGAGTGCTATGTCCTTTCAAAACTCAGGTCCCTTCTTCTCGTTGAGGTGCCGGAGGTCCTGGGTTATTGCGAGGAATCGGACATCTTTCCTTTCGGGGTTATGATGCAAAAAAAATTCGAGGGACCGGCCCTGGGCTCGGTACTCAAGCGATCGCCCAGCGTTAAGCCAATTGCGGGTTTAATGGGCGAGTTGGTTCTCGCCATACAGACGATAAGGCAGGACGACTTGCCGGAACTGCCGACATCCTCGGCTCCCCTACCGGAGGAAACATGGTCCTACGCGCACTCCTACCTGAAAGCGAACCTTTCGCCACGCGACCTGCGCAAATCTCAGAACTGGTGGGAACAGTACTGCGAGGACTGGGAACAGGGTTGTCCGGTCCAACGGTTTTCTCACGGTGACCTGTGGCATGAGCATGTCTTGTTTCATGCGACCGATGAACCCCGGATCGCAGGGGTCCTTGACTGGGAATACGCAGGATTTGGTGATCCGATCTTTGATTTCGTGCCGCAGATGCGCCTGGGTCGTGAATATGTGACCTTCATGCTTGAGGCATACCAGGCGAATGGAGGCGAATTCGGTCCTGGCGCCCTCTCGCGCATTGAATTGTACCTCCCCTACAGGGAACTCGGAGGGCTGTGCTATTGCCTGGAGACCGGAGATGAGCGTGAAGCTCAGTTTTGTTTAGAGAAGTTCAGGGCTGTTCTGAGTCCACTTGAATAG
- a CDS encoding decarboxylase gives MGNTVKVGILYPLHSAEDDYPRLAAALKPAVDVRVVHTDSPNLHRIDETQITGSREYLLAGVEELRPQDVDVCTWACTSGSFVFGLKGARRQAQDLADALGVPSSSTSLAFLSACKALGLRKVAVAATYPAALSKAFRTFLESDGIEVVHMGCLGVWTGDESALIEREEVLRFARANDHPNAEALLIPDTALHTVGILSELETAVGKTVLTANQVTLWEALRLANRLTPQSGLGRLMEVIA, from the coding sequence ATGGGCAACACAGTGAAGGTCGGCATACTTTATCCGCTCCATTCCGCGGAAGACGACTACCCCCGACTCGCAGCCGCGCTGAAGCCCGCGGTGGATGTCCGGGTGGTCCATACCGACAGCCCGAACCTGCATCGTATCGACGAGACTCAGATCACCGGAAGCCGGGAATACCTGCTCGCCGGGGTGGAGGAGTTGCGTCCTCAAGACGTCGACGTCTGTACGTGGGCGTGCACGAGCGGGAGTTTCGTCTTCGGCCTGAAAGGTGCGCGGCGCCAGGCGCAGGATCTTGCCGATGCGCTCGGCGTTCCGTCATCGAGTACGTCGCTGGCGTTCCTCAGCGCTTGCAAAGCCCTCGGTCTGAGAAAGGTCGCCGTCGCCGCGACCTACCCGGCAGCCCTGTCGAAAGCCTTTCGCACTTTTCTCGAGTCGGATGGGATCGAGGTGGTACACATGGGTTGTCTTGGGGTCTGGACGGGGGATGAGTCTGCGCTCATTGAACGCGAAGAGGTCCTGCGCTTCGCACGAGCCAACGATCATCCAAACGCTGAGGCGTTGCTGATCCCCGACACCGCGTTGCACACCGTTGGTATTCTGTCTGAACTCGAGACGGCGGTCGGCAAAACGGTGCTGACGGCAAACCAGGTGACGTTGTGGGAGGCCCTGCGCCTGGCAAACCGTCTGACGCCGCAGTCCGGTCTGGGACGGTTGATGGAAGTCATCGCATAA
- a CDS encoding HAD family hydrolase has translation MTRCVLFDLDGTLIDTLNLYVRAVVRTLQATGHDLMSLEEVLALRLNSEPRLMAHFYPPDEVEDAHRRFLDNYRGLHAGYFGGVYPGVDGLLNSLRGRGIKLGIVSGKSRGAWAITREHARLGAFDTLVFDDDVSAPKPDSEGLLKAMSNLGVSPSDTVYVGDSVDDLEAATAAGTGFLAALWSKSESDILVFEQAAAEIGPNTGVDHPGEVVGFLQNAGR, from the coding sequence ATGACTCGATGTGTACTCTTTGACCTGGACGGAACGCTGATCGACACGTTGAATCTGTATGTTCGTGCGGTCGTCCGGACGCTGCAGGCGACCGGACACGACCTGATGTCCCTGGAAGAAGTCCTGGCACTTCGCCTGAATTCCGAACCGCGCTTGATGGCCCACTTCTATCCACCGGACGAAGTTGAAGACGCCCACCGGCGATTCCTGGATAACTACCGCGGACTGCACGCCGGGTACTTCGGTGGCGTGTATCCCGGTGTGGACGGACTGTTGAATTCGTTGCGCGGCCGAGGCATCAAACTGGGTATCGTTTCCGGCAAGAGCCGGGGTGCCTGGGCGATCACCCGCGAACACGCCCGGTTGGGCGCATTCGATACGCTGGTCTTCGATGACGATGTATCCGCGCCCAAACCGGACAGCGAGGGTCTCTTGAAGGCGATGAGCAACCTGGGCGTCTCGCCTTCCGATACCGTCTACGTCGGCGATTCAGTCGATGACCTGGAAGCCGCGACAGCCGCGGGCACCGGGTTTCTTGCGGCCCTGTGGTCGAAATCCGAATCGGACATCCTGGTTTTCGAGCAGGCCGCCGCGGAGATCGGGCCGAACACAGGTGTGGACCATCCCGGTGAGGTCGTAGGGTTTCTGCAGAACGCCGGAAGATGA
- a CDS encoding HAD family hydrolase, with protein METTTKIAVIFDIDGTLVESSGFEDDLYVAAVRDVLGDVCIRKAWNTYRHVTDSGILRQIMEENRIRGKVRIRGEDRIREVSFRFGDKVSQYLRNGGKCNSIEGAIDLIDELRAAPGFAVGFATGGWGHTARMKLEHAGFNLEHAVLASSDDGLERTAIMHQCLDILEAKGQSFQRIVYVGDAEWDVRATRELRWHFIGVGPRLKGKCESWVEDFSRREAFMEMLHAR; from the coding sequence ATGGAAACGACCACAAAGATCGCCGTGATCTTCGATATCGATGGGACCCTGGTCGAGAGTTCCGGTTTCGAAGACGACTTGTACGTCGCCGCGGTAAGAGACGTTCTGGGAGATGTGTGCATCCGCAAAGCGTGGAATACATACAGACATGTAACCGACTCAGGCATTCTGCGCCAGATCATGGAAGAGAACCGGATTCGAGGCAAGGTCCGGATTCGAGGCGAGGACAGGATCCGGGAAGTCAGCTTCAGATTCGGCGACAAGGTCAGCCAATACCTTCGTAACGGTGGCAAATGTAATTCAATAGAAGGGGCGATCGACCTGATCGATGAGCTTCGCGCTGCCCCCGGATTTGCCGTCGGATTCGCTACCGGAGGATGGGGTCATACCGCCCGAATGAAACTCGAACATGCTGGATTCAACCTGGAGCACGCCGTCCTTGCTTCCAGCGATGACGGCCTCGAACGAACGGCGATCATGCATCAGTGCCTGGATATTCTGGAAGCTAAGGGGCAATCCTTCCAGCGAATCGTATACGTAGGCGATGCCGAATGGGATGTTCGGGCGACCCGGGAGTTGAGATGGCATTTCATTGGCGTCGGACCGCGGCTTAAGGGTAAGTGTGAATCCTGGGTCGAGGACTTCTCGCGACGCGAGGCATTTATGGAGATGCTGCATGCCCGTTAA
- a CDS encoding HigA family addiction module antidote protein, protein MLPFNRIPTHPGEMLLEEFIKPLGMTQAAFADQIGMPIQLLTEIIQGKRGVTPETAWLLSKALDMTPGFWLNLQRNHDIVKQRLESTD, encoded by the coding sequence GTGTTACCATTTAACCGAATCCCTACTCATCCAGGTGAGATGCTTCTCGAAGAATTCATCAAACCTCTGGGCATGACTCAGGCCGCGTTCGCCGACCAGATCGGCATGCCTATTCAACTGCTAACCGAAATCATTCAGGGTAAAAGAGGAGTTACTCCCGAGACTGCGTGGCTGTTGTCTAAAGCACTGGATATGACTCCGGGGTTCTGGCTGAATCTCCAACGGAATCATGATATCGTGAAGCAACGGCTAGAATCGACCGATTGA